The following is a genomic window from Micromonospora cathayae.
GACGGTGGTGTGCCGGACCGACACGCTCTCCAACGCCGGCGGCACCGGGACGTCGTACCCGGCCAGCTCGGTGAACCGTTCCCGGGGCAGGAAGGCCCGACCCGGGTCGCCGACCAGCACCCGCGCCCCGGCCCGGGTGGCACGCAGCAGGAAACGCAGCATCCGGTTGGCCATCGCCGCGCTGTAGAAGACGTCCCCGGCGAGCACCACCTCGGCCGTCCCGGCGTCCGGTTCGTCGAGGACGTCGCCCAGTTCGGCGTCGACGCGTACCCCGTTGGCCTCGGCGTTGAGCGCGACGGCGGCGACGGCCCGTTCGTCGATCTCCACCGCGCGGACGCTGGTCGCGCCGGCCCGGGCGGCGGCGACGGCGACCAGGCCGGAGCCGGACGCCAGGTCGAGCACCCGCCGGCCGGCGACGGTCTGCGGATGGTCCAGCACGTACCGGGCCAGGGCCTGCCCGCCGGCCCAGGCGAAGGCCCAGAACGGCGGCGGCTGGGAACTGCGGAACTCGCCCTCGGTCAGCTCCCACAGCCCGATCGGCTCGTCGGCCTGGTGCAGCCGGACCTCGGGCACGAACGCCACCGGGGTGAGCCGGGCGTGCAGCCGGACGAAGGCCGTGGAGATCTCGGACATCCGGTGATTCTGCCCCGGCCCCGCCAACCGGCGTGTCGCGGGTCGCCGGTGACCGGTTCACCACCCCGGGTGAGATCACCCCCGATGGTTGCCGCCAGGTGCGAACTGACCCGGCTGTCGCCGTCCCGGTGCCGCCCCTAGCGTCGGGGTACGGGACGGCACGACCGGGAGGAACGAGACGGTGGCAGCGGTGTGGCGGCGGTACGCGGCCCGGTTCGGGGTGCTGGCGGTCGGGCTGGTGGTGGCGGTACCCGGCCTGCCCGCCCCGGCGAGGGCGGACTTCGCCACCATCCTGGAGGGGCTGCCGGACCGGTTGGGCACCGACCGGGTCGAGACGGTCACCGCGGTCGTCTCCCGCGACGACGCCGGCGGCTGCCTCCGGGTCCGCTGGTCGATGCTGCTCACCGTCCGGGGGCTACGGCTGGACCAGGTACGGATGGACCGGGTCGAGTCCGACGGCCCGTTCCCGGTGCAGGTGCGGGTGGCGGGGTCGGCGGCCCGGCTCACCGATCGGCGGCCCGACCCGGGCACCCTCTGCCCCGGCCGGACGGTCACCGCCCGGTACCGGTTGGCGCTGGCCGGGGACGTCACGGGGGGACGCGTCACGCTGACCGCCGAGGCGTACGACGAGGGGTCGCGGCTGCTGGCCCGGCAGACCGCGACCCGGAACGTGGCCGGCCCGTCGGCCCCGGAGCCGACCGACGGCCCGGCTGTCCCGGACCCGGCCGAGGCGGACCCGGATGGGGCGGACCCGGATGGGGCGGACCCGGATGGGGCGGACCCCGTCGACCCGGGCCTGGCCGCTGACGGGGAGCCGGCCGATCCGACCGACGTGGTCGATCCGACCGACGTGCCGGGCGAGGCTGCCGGGTCGACTGCCGGGCCGGCTGCCGGGACGGGTGGTCGGGTGGTCGCGGAGCCGGCAGGGTCGACCGGCGGCTTCGGCGTGGTACAGGCGGCGTTCCTGCTGGGCGGGCTGCTGGTCTTCCTGGGGGTCGGCCTGCTGCTGCGGATGCGTCAGGTGCTGGGCCGGACCGCCGACGAACCGGCATTTGATCGACCCTTTACAAAGTATGAGTCCTTGTAAAGAGAAGTGATCCGTGCCACAGTCGGAGGGCAGCCGCTCATCGGAGGTTGGCCATGGCCGACGGCATCGACGCGCGCCCCCACCCCGTCCGCTGGCGGGATCCCCGCCGGCTGTTCTGGCCGCTCGCGCTACTCGTCCCGGCGCTGCCCTTCCTGAGCTGGTGGGTGTGGCACGCCACCGGCGGATGGTGGGCCTGGTGGCTGGCACCGGTGATCGTCTTCGGGGTGATCCCGGTGATCGACCTGCTGGTCGGCGACGACCGGCGCAACCCGCCGGAGGAGGCGGTGCCCCGCCTCGCCGCCGACGGCTACTACCGGTGGCTGACCTACCTCTACCTGCCCGCCCAGTACGCCGGCCTGGTGCTCGGC
Proteins encoded in this region:
- a CDS encoding class I SAM-dependent methyltransferase translates to MSEISTAFVRLHARLTPVAFVPEVRLHQADEPIGLWELTEGEFRSSQPPPFWAFAWAGGQALARYVLDHPQTVAGRRVLDLASGSGLVAVAAARAGATSVRAVEIDERAVAAVALNAEANGVRVDAELGDVLDEPDAGTAEVVLAGDVFYSAAMANRMLRFLLRATRAGARVLVGDPGRAFLPRERFTELAGYDVPVPPALESVSVRHTTVWELNPGRPRADA